A region of the Bacillota bacterium genome:
CGCTGAAGGACAGCGCTCTCAAAGGCGAGCGGCAGATGTATTTGACGGACTGGGGCAGCGCGTACTTCGATCCCTTTGATCTGGCCGTGCCGAAGCTCCGCACCGGAGACCGCGGCAATTACTCTCACTATAGTAACCCGGCCTTCGATCTTGCCATGGACACTGCTCTTTCCGCAGTCGACCCGGAAGTCAGGCGAAAGGCTTATCGCGACGCGCAGGCCATCATACGCGAGGACGCGCCGTGGATCTTCGGGTATTACCTGAGCGAGATCGAGGCGGCGAGGGCTGACGTCAAGGGCTGGCAGCCGGCGATGGACTCGCGCATCAACCTTCACGATGTCGGGCTCGCACGCGGCGACACCATTGTCGTGGCGATGAAGACCGACAAGGTGGTGACCTTGGACCCAGCCATGCACCGCGAGCGCGACACAGAGACGGTGATTCGCAACATGTTCGACGGCCTCGTCACGCGCACGTGGGATGGCAAGGTCGTGCCGGAGATCGCCGAGTCGTGGGCGACGCCACAGGACAACGTGTACGTATTCAAGATCCGCAAGGGAATCAAGTTTCATAACGGCGAGGAACTCGACGCTGACGACGTGATCTTCACATTCGAGCGAACGCTGAAATCGGGCACCATCGGTGGACGGTCGTCCCCCCGAGCAGGGCTTCTCGGACCCATCGAAAAGGTGGAGAAGCTCGACAAATACACAGTCAGGTTTTCGCTGTCAAACCCCTTTCCCGTCTTCCTGCAGGCCCTGGTGCAAACGCAGGTGGTCCCGAAAGACTACATTGAGACCGTGGGCGACGAGGAGTTCGCGAGAAATCCCGTGGGCTGCGGCCCGTTCAAGTTCGTCGGAGGCAGACTCGACGATCAGATCGTGATGGAGAGGTTCGACGCCTACTACGGCGGTTCGCCCGACCTTCCCCCGGTAGGGCTCGCGCAGGTGAAGCGGGTGATCTTCAGGATGATGCCCGATCCCACCGTCCGCATCGCCGCCCTGAAAGCCGGCGAGGTGCAGATAGCGCAGCAGGTGCCGCCCGATCTGGTGGCGAGCCTTGAGAGGGACAAGAACGTGCAGGTCAAAGCGGTCGAGGGAACCAGGGTGTATTGCGTCGAGCTGAATTGCTCCGCGCCGCCCTTCAACGACGTGAGGGTGCGCAGGGCGATGAACTACGCCGTCAACTGGGATAGGATCCTCAAGACGATCTATGGGGGTACGGGGAAGCGCCTTGCCACGGCGTTCTTGCCCAGCGGCTTTGGTTTCGACCCCGACCTCCGTCCCTATCCGTACGATCCTGAGAAGGCGAAGGCTCTCTTGAGAGAAGCCGGCTATTCCGTGAAGTGAGGGTCCGGCGGCGGGGCCGGGTCGGCCAGGCCGTCTGGCATGAAGGGAATCGGCCGGCGGATGCTCAGGCGGATACGGAGGGATAGCGGATACGGAGGGATAGATGTGCGAAAGACGCACGTGCAAGTCCTTGAGCGGGTGCTTGCGACCATGCCCGTGGCGCTCGGCGTCGCCATCGCCGTCTTCGTTCTCATGCGGCTCATGCCAGGAGACCCCGTGGACATCATGATCGGAGAGTCCGGCGGCGTGACGCAGGAAGACATCGCGTCACTCAGGGCAGAGCTCGGGTTGGATAAGCCAGTCCTGGTGCAGCTCGGAACGTACCTGGCCGGGCTGGTGAGAGGCGACCTCGGATACTCCATGCAAAGCTCGCGTCCGGTCGCGGACATGATCGTGGAGGCCTTGCCGGCGACGATAGAGCTCGCCATGTATTCTCTGGTCTTCGCGCTGATCGTCGCCGTCCCAGCGGGTGTCGTCTCCGCACTCAGGCAGGGCTCGGCCATCGACCGGGCGAGCATGACCGCGTCGCTTCTGGGTGTATCGATGCCGGGGTTTTGGTTCGCCCTTATCGGGATCATCGTGTTTTCGTTACGCTTGGGGTGGCTCCCCACGTCTGGGCGCATCACGTACGGGTTTGAGCCCGAGACCATCACGGGCCTGTTCACGCTGGACGCCTTGCTCACCGGGAACTTCCCAGCATTGCGGGACGCTCTGAGGCATCTCGTTCTACCCGCTGCCACCCTGGGGGCCGGCGTGGCGGGCGTGGTGGCGAGGGTGGTACGCTCCAGCATGTTGGAGGTGCTCCGAGCCGACTACGTTCTGTTTGCGAGGGCCAAGGGCGTGGCCGAGGGCGCTGTCATCGTCCGCCACGCCCTGCGCAACGCGCTCATCCCGGCTGTGACCGTGTTCGGGATCCAGGTCGGCACGCTTCTTGGCGGAAACATGATAGTAGAGACGGTCTTCAGTTGGCCGGGCCTCGGGCGCGTCGTGGTAGACGCCATCTTTTCGAGGGACTATCCGCTGGTGCAAGCGGCCGTGATGGTGTACGCCTTGACGTTCGTCGCCGTGAACCTTGCGACGGACGTTCTCTATACGTATCTCAATCCGAGGATGACTCTATAAGTTCAGGCTCGGGAGCCGCGGAACCACCGGGAGGGATGGGAGCCTTGGGGGACTCGTCCGTGTGGCTGGATGAGGTTGATGGAACTGATGCCGCGAACAAGAGCTGCCACACGCTTGCATCCGGGAGCGCCGTGGGCAACGCGCGGTCGCGAGAAGCCGGAAAACCGTTGGCGTCGGTAGCCATGGGTCTCGGTCTTGCGCTCGACGGTCTCTCAGACCTCGCAGACCTCGCACGGCGCATGGCTGCACATCGGTCCGCGGTCGTGGGCGGGGCGGTGATCCTTGTGTATCTCGCGGCTGCTGTATTCGCCCCGTGGTTGGCTCCACACGCTCCCGACGAAGTGTCTTTGGCGCGACGTCTTACTCCACCCAGCTGGGCAGGAGAGTTTCCTTTTGGCACCGACCAGCTAGGAAGGGATATCTTGTCTCGAGTGATATTCGGTGCCCGGGTCTCTATCATGGTGGGCGTGCTCACCATCGCCATCTCAATCGCGATCGGGGTCGGTCTGGGAGTGGTGGCGGGCTATTTCAGGGGACCCTTCGACAGGCTTGTGTCGAGGTTCACCGATTTGCTCCTTGCCTTCCCATATCTCATCTTCGTGATCGGTGCCATGGCCATGCTTGGACCCGGATTCTGGAACCTCGTTTGGGCCTTGAGCTTCAAGGGATGGGTGGA
Encoded here:
- a CDS encoding ABC transporter substrate-binding protein, coding for MDVREAFEMTTSVRRGKSVYSGRGSWIAVVVLGLALLPMGLPSGGALQASGKTLTVVLDAEANRADEAEAIAADLRVIGVQADVRIWEWSALKDSALKGERQMYLTDWGSAYFDPFDLAVPKLRTGDRGNYSHYSNPAFDLAMDTALSAVDPEVRRKAYRDAQAIIREDAPWIFGYYLSEIEAARADVKGWQPAMDSRINLHDVGLARGDTIVVAMKTDKVVTLDPAMHRERDTETVIRNMFDGLVTRTWDGKVVPEIAESWATPQDNVYVFKIRKGIKFHNGEELDADDVIFTFERTLKSGTIGGRSSPRAGLLGPIEKVEKLDKYTVRFSLSNPFPVFLQALVQTQVVPKDYIETVGDEEFARNPVGCGPFKFVGGRLDDQIVMERFDAYYGGSPDLPPVGLAQVKRVIFRMMPDPTVRIAALKAGEVQIAQQVPPDLVASLERDKNVQVKAVEGTRVYCVELNCSAPPFNDVRVRRAMNYAVNWDRILKTIYGGTGKRLATAFLPSGFGFDPDLRPYPYDPEKAKALLREAGYSVK
- a CDS encoding ABC transporter permease, which gives rise to MRKTHVQVLERVLATMPVALGVAIAVFVLMRLMPGDPVDIMIGESGGVTQEDIASLRAELGLDKPVLVQLGTYLAGLVRGDLGYSMQSSRPVADMIVEALPATIELAMYSLVFALIVAVPAGVVSALRQGSAIDRASMTASLLGVSMPGFWFALIGIIVFSLRLGWLPTSGRITYGFEPETITGLFTLDALLTGNFPALRDALRHLVLPAATLGAGVAGVVARVVRSSMLEVLRADYVLFARAKGVAEGAVIVRHALRNALIPAVTVFGIQVGTLLGGNMIVETVFSWPGLGRVVVDAIFSRDYPLVQAAVMVYALTFVAVNLATDVLYTYLNPRMTL
- a CDS encoding ABC transporter permease, with the translated sequence MGALGDSSVWLDEVDGTDAANKSCHTLASGSAVGNARSREAGKPLASVAMGLGLALDGLSDLADLARRMAAHRSAVVGGAVILVYLAAAVFAPWLAPHAPDEVSLARRLTPPSWAGEFPFGTDQLGRDILSRVIFGARVSIMVGVLTIAISIAIGVGLGVVAGYFRGPFDRLVSRFTDLLLAFPYLIFVIGAMAMLGPGFWNLVWALSFKGWVEFYRLARAEAMSEKTKEYVDAARALGRSHAAIICSEILPNIVHSIVVLGTLRMGNMIVLESSLSFLGLGMPPRVPAWGSMVNDGRRYMLTAWWIATLPGLALVVLVLAINLVGEALRDVLDPRLKEV